One genomic segment of Buchnera aphidicola (Anoecia oenotherae) includes these proteins:
- the cyoA gene encoding ubiquinol oxidase subunit II, with the protein MKFIKKSKVFKIFLISSAILLLYGCSYNGILNGKGIIATQQYELLITAFLIMLLIVVPVIVMTLLFSFLYRSSRKNANYDPNWSHSKPVEIIVWTVPIIIIFFLAKMTWKSTHDLDPKRSIFLEKDKKPIYINVVSLDWKWLFIYPQYNIATINEISIPINVPIIFKITSNSNMNSFFIPSLGSQIYAMAGMKTTLHLISNKIGVFKGISANYSGEGFSGMKFSVISSKNTKIFMKWVNKVKNSKKHINNFYDFKKISVPNQNHNIEYFSSVYSKIFTDIINQFYP; encoded by the coding sequence ATGAAATTTATAAAAAAAAGTAAAGTTTTTAAAATTTTTTTAATTAGTAGTGCTATTTTACTGTTATATGGTTGTAGTTATAATGGCATTTTAAATGGAAAAGGGATAATAGCCACTCAACAATATGAATTATTAATTACAGCTTTTTTAATTATGTTATTGATTGTAGTTCCAGTAATTGTAATGACTTTACTCTTTTCTTTTTTATACCGATCTTCTAGAAAAAATGCAAATTATGATCCAAATTGGAGTCATTCAAAACCAGTAGAAATTATAGTTTGGACAGTTCCAATAATAATTATATTTTTTTTAGCAAAGATGACATGGAAATCAACGCATGATTTAGATCCAAAAAGAAGCATTTTTTTAGAAAAAGATAAAAAGCCAATTTATATAAATGTTGTTTCTTTAGATTGGAAATGGTTATTTATTTATCCTCAATATAATATAGCAACTATAAATGAAATTTCTATTCCAATAAACGTACCTATCATTTTTAAAATAACATCTAATTCTAATATGAATTCTTTTTTTATTCCTTCACTTGGTAGTCAAATATATGCTATGGCAGGAATGAAAACAACTTTACATCTTATTTCTAATAAAATAGGAGTATTTAAAGGAATTTCTGCAAATTATAGCGGAGAAGGATTTTCTGGAATGAAATTTTCAGTTATATCTAGTAAAAATACTAAAATTTTTATGAAATGGGTTAATAAAGTTAAAAATTCTAAAAAACATATAAATAATTTTTATGATTTTAAAAAAATTTCTGTTCCTAATCAAAATCATAATATAGAATATTTTTCTAGTGTGTATTCAAAAATATTTACGGATATAATTAATCAATTTTATCCATAA